The sequence below is a genomic window from Wyeomyia smithii strain HCP4-BCI-WySm-NY-G18 chromosome 1, ASM2978416v1, whole genome shotgun sequence.
AGAATAAAAGCGCAGATTTAGCCATAAAcgcacaaatttaatgtagtattgttagtaaactataatccaggtttattttacgtcgattttcacttcctttgaaattacgatttgaaaatgtacttgcaaattttcaaactgatattccccaatgtttatcttttgccagtttcgcccttatcgcaaatcactccggatgTAATCTCAGAAGCGCACGCTCGTaaaaaataactctaaaatgagtaacatttgacgcattttcgtaaaaagtggaacaactcttaaattgagtaactccacatacttagacatacgtaacactggcgattttttttttgtactctttgccccacatcacccggtaccaacaccagtttgaactgctcgacgaaaatgaacggaatgaattttcttcaacgcggctctactcgagcccataacaaaatcccttaagaaactgtcaaaaagttgtttacaaaatcaatgctgcatttttcgagtgggaacgagcgtttttttctggtacacgttgccccatagtactccgtacctcgccctgtcaaactgctcgataaataatgaaccaaatgaattttctgtttctcggccttatcgagccccaaagaaaatcccatgaggaactgtcaaaaagttattcacaaaatcaatgcagcatttttcgaataggaacgagacaaatgcagggctgcgcaggaacactgccttcaaaaacaactcaaacagaggttttttttacagaggttggtactttcgagtagttcattttgtaccaacttttttggaagatttcttcctgagtgttatgtatgtcttatgtatgtggttcagtttcattactggctaaaatccgccacggccaataaacgacaccacatgtttatcaataattaccttgtaataaaagtaaacagttataatgccttctgaggcgcacacaattaaaaacatatgtcacaaactgaagcacatcgtTATCATCTTTCTaaatggacgtcgttatattcgacgttactcagaaagaagttatatgaagggaacccaaaaagtgagtcaaagttactcaaaatcaaaaaggacttctactcgttttttttacgtctacgaacatcgttctaaactgagtcagagttgctcagttcatgagttattatttacgaacGTGTATCTTTTTGAGTATTCCTTGTCACGTCCTGTTCTAGATGCGGAGTAATTCATTACCTCAAGGTAAACAGTATGCTTTTAGCGTGTAGTTTATGGCATGTTTTTGTTTACCTCGTCCAAGTCGGAAAAATATTGATGAGTTTTGTACTGTTTTTCACTGCTATTTTTGCGTTTCGTTCCTAGCACCTGAAGTGTGTAAGCAAGATGGAGCAATTTAGCTTAATAAAGGTAAAAGTATGCACTCCAACAATAAAACAAGAAGAATTTAAAATATCAGACGCTGTGGCTACGGAAGGGGAAAGTACGCTCGCTGGCAGCGATCGGTTTTCTGGTAAACCGATTGTAACGAACGCCCTGAAGAAAGGTTCAACTGATGTGAAACAAGAACCGGTGATGGACATTACTGATGAAGTTGAGGCTACAGCAGTTTCCAACTCCAGGTAACTTTGTGCTCGTTTTTCGGATTCAATCGGTATAATTTCATATACAAACTGTCTAATCGAAAAATTAAGATTTTTAAGTTCTACATCGATTTTAGTAAGTTTTGCTATGTTTATAACACCCAATATTGCAATTAGCATATTCTGATCTTGAATTACATATCAGCGTCTTCTCACGGTTTTTGTCAGGTTTTGGAGAATGTATTAAGTAACATACAAGGGGTCTCAGTGTTTCTGCTATTAATTCcaagaacttttaaaaaaaaaaaccttgaaacTGACAATCTATACCAACAGCCAGGAAAATACTATAAACATCGTAAGGGTATCTCAAATTAACTCCAGAGTACAAATGATAACCAACATAATTGGCTATGAATGGAATTGGAATTAAAACCACTGTTTATTcgaaatcaaaaattaaaattaattaaaaatctttttctttGCAGCAAATCTAACAATTTGGAAATACGCCATACCGACGTTGGTGATCCTTCGCACGAAAAGAACGCTTGTGAAAtctgcaataaaatatttaaaacaaaatacaccttgaaaaatcatagaagaaTTCACACCGGGGAACGACCTTTTGCGTGTGACATCTGCAGCAGAACATTCCTCACCGCTGAACGTTTGCGGCGCCATAAATATGCTCATACAGGAGACCGACCTTTTGAATGTGACATATGCAAGCGAAGGTTTCCCCATAAATCATTCTTAGCGTCCCACATGAATATTCACCGCCCTGATTGTCCTTACAAGTGTATGATTTGCGGTAAAACAAACGCAAGTAGTTGTCATCTCGAACAACATATGCGTACTCACAGCGATGCACGGCCCTTCAAATGCGACGTCTGTGATGCGTCATACAAGAGTCTAAGTGCTCTGCAAAATCACATGACGATCCACAAGGTCGATCCCTCCCCAGGGTAAGTATTGACATGCTTAATTTAGTTAGAAATGAACAagtttcatgaaaatatttGACAAGGGTAGGTTAAGTCTAAGACATTTACAACTCAACCCTTGAAGGGGAAACAGTTACAATGTTGTGGGAACCATGATTTAATAGATAGAAGTATTTATTGCTGTTAAAAAGCATCACGTTGCTCGAAACATTTTCGTGTATTCAATTTGCTTATTTTCGATAGTCTATTTTCGTGCTTAATGGACGCTCGATTACGAAGTCTCGCGATAAAACTCAATTAATCACGCTAATTGTAAACCAATCTGTTTCTTTTTGTTTCTGTTCCAGCGACACAGGAGGTTCTGAACCAAATCGAAGTGATGGGTTACCCAAATACACCTGTGACATCTGCGGTaaacaatacaaaaatataagACCACTTCACTTGCATACGAAACTTCACCAGAGTACCACTGAAATGAAAACTCACAACGCAAAGCACGAGTGTACGATTTGTGGAAAAAGGAGGCCGAGTAGAGCATTGCTTATACGGCACATGGCTTCTCATACTAAAGAACGACCTTATAAATGCGATATTTGCGGTTCATCATTTAAGTCAGTTTATGATTTGGGATGTCACAAGAAAAGGCATAGTTCCGAGAGACCGTTTGAATGCGAAATTTGCGGAAAAAAGTTTCTACATCCAATCACGCTAAAGCGGCACATGATCTGTCATACTGACGAACGGCCATTTGAATGCAATATTTGCAACCGATCATTTAAGTCACAAACTAATCTAAGAAATCATAAACTAACACATAATTCAAAGCGTGAGAGCTTCACATTCGAGTCGAATCATGTGACTACTCACTCTGAAGAACAGCTTTTCAATTGCGATATTTGCGGTTCCTCGTATAAAAGAGCTATAAATTTGATAAAACATAAGGAAATACATTCCTCGGAGAACCCTTATCAATGCGAAATCTGCGAGAGACGATTTCGATTACCTTACAAACTAACGCGGCATATGCTTACCCATACTAATGAAAAGCCTTATGCGTGCAATATTTGCAGGTTATCATTCAAGACAATTTATTCTCTACGAATTCATGAAAAAGCGCACAATACAAAGCGCGGTATGCACTCGGAGGAACGACCGTACAAATGTGA
It includes:
- the LOC129716648 gene encoding zinc finger protein 665-like, with protein sequence MEEFTPTIKVEELIISDVATEAEIPLASSDWCFDELTVTNALRKGSTDVKQEALTDITDETETKAACNEIPASSSSNSEGSKIRKTGVGDQPPKKYICEYCNKNLSSTSNLKDHRKIHTGEQPFTCDICSRTFRTSDMLRYHKKVHTGDRNFECDICKRRFIVKSNLSAHMHIHRTDCLHKCLVCERRCASNASLVEHMRTHSNQRPFKCALCDASYTRRNILNNHMKIHKVEPSLGNTEVLGSNRADDSRSNESAKYTCDICGKQYKQMGLLNSHLKLHQSTIKLHECAICGLGHRNKSTLIMHMLCHTEERPFQCDICGVSYKTVHDARKHRKRHTSERPYECEICGKRFFTSSELKRHLLCHTNERPFKCNVCGLSFRHQYHVRNHKLNRHKLKRESFTSEQNFETCGVIHYLKHLKCVSKMEQFSLIKVKVCTPTIKQEEFKISDAVATEGESTLAGSDRFSGKPIVTNALKKGSTDVKQEPVMDITDEVEATAVSNSSKSNNLEIRHTDVGDPSHEKNACEICNKIFKTKYTLKNHRRIHTGERPFACDICSRTFLTAERLRRHKYAHTGDRPFECDICKRRFPHKSFLASHMNIHRPDCPYKCMICGKTNASSCHLEQHMRTHSDARPFKCDVCDASYKSLSALQNHMTIHKVDPSPGDTGGSEPNRSDGLPKYTCDICGKQYKNIRPLHLHTKLHQSTTEMKTHNAKHECTICGKRRPSRALLIRHMASHTKERPYKCDICGSSFKSVYDLGCHKKRHSSERPFECEICGKKFLHPITLKRHMICHTDERPFECNICNRSFKSQTNLRNHKLTHNSKRESFTFESNHVTTHSEEQLFNCDICGSSYKRAINLIKHKEIHSSENPYQCEICERRFRLPYKLTRHMLTHTNEKPYACNICRLSFKTIYSLRIHEKAHNTKRGMHSEERPYKCDICNYSFKTSAALGVHEKTQKHLVRTQLNHT